The DNA sequence GACGCCGCTCGACGGCTACACCGACGCCCGCAACGCGGTGGTCGCCGCGGCCAAGGACCTCGGGGTCAAGGGCGCGAAGCTGCGGGCCGTGCACCGGGCCTTCGACGCGCACGGCATCACCAAGGGCTGGGAGAAGGCCATCGGCGCCGACTCCGACAAGCTGCTCGGCGACGTGAACGCCACCCGCGTCGGCGGCCGCCTTCCGAACACCGGCGCGGGCGCGGGCGGCGGCTGGTGGGCCGCGTCGAAGTCCGACGACGAGGGCCAGGAGGCCTTCTCCGTCTGGGCGGGCCGCACCGCCGGCAAGGGCGCGAAGAAGCTGATCAGCCCCAACGACGGCCGCTACCACGTCTACCCCGACACCGACGGCAGGACCGTGGCCTGGGTGGCGTACGGCCCCACCAGCGTCGAGGTCCTGTCCCGGCCGCTGGCCGGCGGCCCGGTCAAGAAGCTGTGGTCGGCGGGCACCACCGTCGCCAACGTGCACGTCTCGGGCTCGGCGGTGACCTGGCAGGAGTCCAGCCCGCACGGCCAGCAGCGGGTCGCGTACCTGCGCAAGGGCGAGCGCGAGCCGGTGTTCGTGGACGGCGGCCGCTACGACGTGGCCACCGCCCTGCCCTCGATTCAAGGCGACAAGCTCGGCTACGCCAAGGTGTACGTCGACAAGGACGGCTACCAGCAGATCTCCACGGAGATCACGGACGTGAGGACCGGCAAGCAGACCCTGGTCCCGGCCAAGGGCGCCCACGGAGGCATCGCGACCCCGGCGATCAACGGCACGTACCTGTACTGGCTGGTCGACGACATCGCCGACGACAACCGCATGGGCCTGCGCCGCGCCAAGCTCGACGGCACGGGCCTGACCGACATCGTCCCCGAGGACTCCGACAGCGCGTACTTCTGGAACGTGGACGCCTCGGACTCGGCGGTCACCCTCACCCAGTGGCAGCCGCAGCGCGGTTGGAGCAACGGCAACCTCACCAAGCTCGTCCAGACCGATCTGGACGGCAAGGGCCTGAAGCGGGTCTCCTGCAACCGCGGTGAGCAGACAGGCCACGCCGCCGACACCGGCAAGCGCGTCGTGTGGATCGACGGCACGACGGGCCACACGGACCTGGTGACCCGGGCCCGCCCGGCGGGCACCTGCTGATCCCGGTACGCGAAACGGCGGTGCCCCGCCCCCCGGTGAGGGGGGGCGGGGCACCGCCTTCGGATGCCCGGACCACCGTCCCGCCCCCTCCACGGGGCGGTGGTCCGGGACGTAGGGGCAGGTCAGACCACGGCGTCGAGCAGCTCGCGGGTGTACGCGGCGCTCGGCCGGCCGAAGACCTCGTCCCGGGTGCCGGTCTCGACGACCGTGCCGCCCCGCATGACCGCGACCCGGTCGCAGAAGTGCCGTACGACGGCCAGGTCGTGCGAGACGAACAGGAGCGAGAGGCCAAGCTCGTCGCGCAGGTCCATCAGCAGGTTCAGGACCTGTGCCTGCACGGACACATCAAGGGCGGAGACCGGCTCGTCCGCGATGATCAGCCGGGGGCGCAGGGCGAGCGCGCGGGCGATGCCGATGCGCTGGCGCTGGCCGCCGGAGAACTCGTGCGGGTAGCGGTCCAGGTGGTCGGCGGACAGGCCGACCTGTTCGAGGAGTTCCGCGGCGCGCTCGCGGCGCTCGCCCGCGCCGGCCCGGGTGTGCACCCTGAGCGGCGTGGTGACGATCTCCTGCACGGTGCGCCGCGGGTTCAGCGAGGCGTACGGATCCTGGAAGACCAGCTGCACCTCGCGGCTGAGCGCGCGGCGCAGCGCGGCGGAGCCGGCGGCGCCGGAGATGTCGCGGCCGTCGAAGCGGACCTCGCCCGCGGTCGGCCGCTGGAGCCCGGCGAGCACCCGGGCGGTGGTGGACTTGCCGGAGCCGGACTCGCCGACCAGGCCGAGGGTCTCGCCCTCGCGCACCTGGAGGCTGACGCCGCGCACCGCGCGGGCGGGCTCGCGGCGCCGCCCGAGCAGGGTGCGGCCGCCGCCGAACTCGACGTGCAGCCCGGCGACTTCGGCGAGCGGGCGCTCGGGGGGCGTGACCAGGCCCCGAGCGGCCGTGCGCGGCTTCGGCTCCGGCTCGTCGACCGTGGGCAGACGGGTGCCCGGGACGGTGGCGAGCGTGGGGGCCGCGCCGATCAGGGCGCGGGTGTAGGGGTGCTCGGGGGCGGTGAGCACCCGCTCGGCGGGGCCCAGCTCCAGCTGCTGGCTGTCGCGCATGACCAGGACGCGGTCGGCGGCGTGCGCGACCACGCCCACATCGTGGGTGACCAGGACGACGGCGGTGCCGTGCTCGTGCCGCAACTCGTCGAGCAGGTCGAGGACCTGGCGCTGGACGCGGGCGTCGAGCGCGGTCGTCGGCTCGTCCGCGATGAGCACGTCCGGGCTGTTGATCAGCGCCATCGCGATCATCACGCGCTGGCGCATGCCGCCGGAGAACTGGTGCGGGTACTCACGGGAGCGGGCGGCGGCGATGCCGACCCGCTCCAGGATGTCGACCGCCCGGTCCCCGGCCTCCGCGCGCGACGCGCCGCGGTGGTGGACGCGGTAGGCCTCGGCGAGCTGCGCGCCCACCGAGTGGAAGGGGGACAGGGCGGCGAGGGCGTCCTGGAACACCATGGCCACCCGGGAGCCGCGCAGCGCGCGCAGCGCCGCGTCGGACGCGCCGACGACCTCCGTGCCGCCGACCTGGACGCTGCCGGTGACGCGGGTCCGCGCCGGGTCGTGCAGGCCCATGGCGGCCAGGCCGACGGTGGACTTGCCCGATCCCGACTCCCCCACCAGGCCGAGCACTTCACCGCGCGCCAGGTCGAAGGTGACGCCATCGGCGGCGGTGACGGCGCCGCGCGGCCCGGTGAACGTCACGCTCAGATCGCGTACGCGCAGCGCGGGAGCGGCCTGCGGAGCGGCGCCCTTCGGAGCAGGGGCGGTCATGCGAGCCTCACCCTCGGATCGAGCCACGCGACCACGAGGTCGGCGACGGCGACGAACACCACGACGAAGAACGCGGCGAGCAGCACGGTGCCCACGACGGTCGGCAGGTCGTTCTGGACGACGGCGTCCACGGCGAGCTTGCCGACGCCGCTGAGCCCGAAGACGGTCTCGGTGATGAACGCGCCGCCGAGCAGCGCGCCCACCTCCAGGCCGAGGAGCTGCACCAGGGGCGGAGCGGCCCCGCGCGCGGTGTATCTGAGATGGGCGCGCAGCGGGCTGAGGCCCTTGCCGCGCGCGGTGCGGACGTAGCCCTCGTGCATGACCTCCAGCATCTGGGCGCGGGAGAGCCGGGCGAAGACGGCCGCGTTGACGAAGCCGAGCACGAGCCAGGGCAGCAGCAGGCCCGCGAGCCAGGCGCCCGGGTCGTCGCCGGGCGAGGTGTAGCCGGGCAGCGCGAACCAGCCGGTCCGGTAGACGAGCAGGTACTGGAGCGCGTAGCCGAGGAAAAAGATCTGCACGCTGGCGCCGACCAGGGTGAAGGCGGACAGGAGGCGGTCGGTGGGCCTGCCGCGGCGCAGCGCGGACACGAAGCCCGCGCCGACGCCGACGACCAGGATGACGGCGAGCGCGCCCGCCGCGAGCGAGAGCGTGACCGGGAAGCGGCTGGTGATGGCCGCGCGGACGGGCTCGTGCAGGGCGTAGGAGTAGCCGAGGCAGGGGGCGTCGCAGGCGATCGGGGTGCCGTCGACGTCCGCGATGGTGCGGCCCGCGAACAGGCCGCGCACATAGTCGGCGTACTGCGCGAGGACCGGCTCGTCCAGGCCCATGGACTCGCGCACCGCCGCGATCTGGGAGGCGTCGCACTTGGGGCCGCAGGCGATGACGGCCGGGTCGGACGGCGCCGCGTAGAACAGCGCGAAGGCGGTCGCGGAGATCGCGAGGAGGACCACGACCGCCTGCAGGGCCCGTCGGATGACGTAGGCGAGCATGGGTCAGGACTTCTTCAGGTACAGCCAGGCGGGGCTGATGGTGCCGTAGATCGGGTGGATGAAGGCGCCGCCGACGTTGGCGCCGCGGACCTGCTGCACGCGCTGGTGCAGGAACGGCACGACCGGCACGTCCTTCATGATCGTGTTCTTCTCCAGGGCGATCAGCTCCTTGGCCTTCTTCGTCGCGTCGCCGATCTTGGCGATGCGGTCGAGCTCCTTGTCGACGGCCGGGTTCTTGTAGCGCGGGTCGTTGTCGAGGGAGTCACGACGGCTGTCGAAGCGGTAGGGCACGCCGGTGGCCGGGGTCGGCCAGTCCACGGAGGAGCCGGACATCCACAGGTCGTACTTCGGGTCGGCGCCGCGCAGGACCTCGTTGGTGTACGCGGGCAGCGGCAGCGGCTTGGCGACCAGTTCGATGCCCGCCTTGGCGAAGGCGTCCACGAGGACCTGCGCCATGCGGTCGTTGACGGCGGTGGACTCGTACGCGTACGAGAGGCGCTTGACCTTCTTCTTGGCCTTGGCCAGGTGCTGCTTGGCCTTCTCGATGTCGCCCGTGGGCCGGACCGGGTGGGTGTCGTAGCTCTCCCAGCCGACGATGGCGGGCGAGGAGTACGTGGTGGCGATGTCGCCGACGCGCGGTCCGCCGAGGGCCTGGCGCGCCTGCTGGCGCGGCAGCAGGTAGTGGATGGCCTTGCGGACCTCGGGGTCCGCGACGCGGTCGTTGCGGATGATCAGGTGGTAGGTGAACGCGCCGCGCCGGCCGTCGACGATCAGGTCCTTCTTCTTCGGGTCGCGCTCGGCCTCGCCGATCAGCTCGGGCGGGAACTCGTTCTTGGTGGTGACGGTGTCGGCGCCGTCGCCGCGCCCGTTGAGGATCTCCTGGGCGGTGTTGAGCTCCTTCTTCTCGAAGGT is a window from the Streptomyces spectabilis genome containing:
- a CDS encoding ABC transporter permease; amino-acid sequence: MLAYVIRRALQAVVVLLAISATAFALFYAAPSDPAVIACGPKCDASQIAAVRESMGLDEPVLAQYADYVRGLFAGRTIADVDGTPIACDAPCLGYSYALHEPVRAAITSRFPVTLSLAAGALAVILVVGVGAGFVSALRRGRPTDRLLSAFTLVGASVQIFFLGYALQYLLVYRTGWFALPGYTSPGDDPGAWLAGLLLPWLVLGFVNAAVFARLSRAQMLEVMHEGYVRTARGKGLSPLRAHLRYTARGAAPPLVQLLGLEVGALLGGAFITETVFGLSGVGKLAVDAVVQNDLPTVVGTVLLAAFFVVVFVAVADLVVAWLDPRVRLA
- a CDS encoding dipeptide ABC transporter ATP-binding protein — translated: MTAPAPKGAAPQAAPALRVRDLSVTFTGPRGAVTAADGVTFDLARGEVLGLVGESGSGKSTVGLAAMGLHDPARTRVTGSVQVGGTEVVGASDAALRALRGSRVAMVFQDALAALSPFHSVGAQLAEAYRVHHRGASRAEAGDRAVDILERVGIAAARSREYPHQFSGGMRQRVMIAMALINSPDVLIADEPTTALDARVQRQVLDLLDELRHEHGTAVVLVTHDVGVVAHAADRVLVMRDSQQLELGPAERVLTAPEHPYTRALIGAAPTLATVPGTRLPTVDEPEPKPRTAARGLVTPPERPLAEVAGLHVEFGGGRTLLGRRREPARAVRGVSLQVREGETLGLVGESGSGKSTTARVLAGLQRPTAGEVRFDGRDISGAAGSAALRRALSREVQLVFQDPYASLNPRRTVQEIVTTPLRVHTRAGAGERRERAAELLEQVGLSADHLDRYPHEFSGGQRQRIGIARALALRPRLIIADEPVSALDVSVQAQVLNLLMDLRDELGLSLLFVSHDLAVVRHFCDRVAVMRGGTVVETGTRDEVFGRPSAAYTRELLDAVV
- a CDS encoding ABC transporter substrate-binding protein, giving the protein MPRITSRTVAVPVVAAASAMLVLCSCSAGAGSKSDAAAPREEADLVAGVGSAKDSAGPAPAVAGAAKGGTIRVANLRDFSHLDPQKIYAGEAYNTSLLWGRQLTQYQVVDGKPKLVGDLATDIGKSSDGGRTWTYKLKDGLAWEDGKPITSQHVKYGIERTFAPGFEVGPPYWPQWLTGKPDLAQARKVYGGPEKDGDFDRIETPDAKTVVFRFHKPQSDVPFMAAQSSSSPVRPDKDTGTRYDLKPFASGPYRIVEHRQNQSLTLEKNPHWKAETDPIRHQYADKFEFTFEKKELNTAQEILNGRGDGADTVTTKNEFPPELIGEAERDPKKKDLIVDGRRGAFTYHLIIRNDRVADPEVRKAIHYLLPRQQARQALGGPRVGDIATTYSSPAIVGWESYDTHPVRPTGDIEKAKQHLAKAKKKVKRLSYAYESTAVNDRMAQVLVDAFAKAGIELVAKPLPLPAYTNEVLRGADPKYDLWMSGSSVDWPTPATGVPYRFDSRRDSLDNDPRYKNPAVDKELDRIAKIGDATKKAKELIALEKNTIMKDVPVVPFLHQRVQQVRGANVGGAFIHPIYGTISPAWLYLKKS